One genomic region from Triplophysa dalaica isolate WHDGS20190420 chromosome 23, ASM1584641v1, whole genome shotgun sequence encodes:
- the slc35b3 gene encoding adenosine 3'-phospho 5'-phosphosulfate transporter 2 isoform X1, with product MKPTQEIKQESADIMSGKYGLVNYSSRKHISITVPSSTEVMSPHIKSVEELRVLGINLSNFNPPTQFFICVAGIFFFYLVYGYLQELIFSVEGFKPFGWYLTLVQFGFYSLFGLVELQLTQDKRRRIPCKTYMIIAFLTVGTMGLSNTSLGYLNYPTQVIFKCCKLIPVMIGGVFIQGKRYNLADVSAALCMSLGLIWFTLADSKVAPNFNVTGVILIFMALCADAAIGNVQEKAMKIHNGSNSEMVLYSYSIGFVYILLGLLCVGGLGPAVSFCSQHPVTTYGYAFFFSLTGFFGISFVLALIKLFGALVAVTVTTGRKAMTIVLSFLFFSKPFTFQYVWAGLLVVFGIFLNVYSKNKDKMKLPSLAEFRKRVLGGRKVRLLSQNV from the exons ATGAAACCAACACAAGAAATAAAGCAG GAGTCTGCAGACATCATGAGTGGTAAATATGGGCTGGTGAATTACAGCTCAAGGAAGCACATCTCCATCACTGTGCCTTCATCCACGGAGGTGATGTCTCCTCATATCAAATCAGTAGAGGAACTCCGAGTCCTGGGCATCAACCTGAGCAACTTTAACCCACCTACACAGTTCTTCATCTGTGTCGCTGGCATCTTCTTCTTTTACCTTGTCTATGGCTACCTTCAG GAGCTCATATTCTCCGTGGAAGGTTTTAAACCTTTTGGTTGGTATCTGACTCTAGTCCAGTTTggtttttattctttgttcGGTCTGGTGGAGTTACAGCTTACTCAGGATAAAAGAAGAAG GATACCATGCAAAACGTACATGATCATCGCATTTTTAACTGTTGGGACAATGGGCCTTTCCAACACTTCCCTGGGTTACTTGAACTATCCTACACAAGTCATCTTTAAGTGCTGCAAACTCATTCCTGTCATGATCGGGGGAGTTTTTATACAAG GGAAGCGCTACAATCTTGCAGATGTTTCCGCTGCTCTCTGCATGAGTCTGGGTCTGATCTGGTTCACACTGGCAGACAGTAAAGTTGCACCAAACTTCAATGTAACAG GAGTAATTCTCATATTTATGGCCCTCTGTGCGGATGCGGCTATTGGAAACGTGCAGGAAAAAGCCATGAAAATTCATAATGGAAGCAATTCGGAGATG GTTTTATATTCTtattccattggttttgtgtatatTCTACTGGGTCTGCTGTGTGTTGGGGGCCTTGGGCCTGCAGTTTCCTTCTGCTCTCAG CATCCAGTGACCACTTATGGCTACGCATTCTTCTTTTCTCTGACGGGATTTTTTGGCATCTCATTTGTACTAGCCCTAATAAAGCTGTTTGGAGCACTTGTTGCCGTCACAG tgacTACGGGAAGGAAAGCCATGACCATTGTACTGTCATTTCTGTTCTTTTCAAAACCTTTCACTTTTCA GTATGTATGGGCTGGTCTACTTGTGGTTTTTGGCATCTTCTTAAATGTCTACagtaaaaacaaagacaaaatgaagCTTCCTTCATTAGCAGAGTTCAGGAAACGAGTGCTTGGCGGGCGGAAAGTTCGTCTGCTGTCTCAAAATGTTTAG
- the slc35b3 gene encoding adenosine 3'-phospho 5'-phosphosulfate transporter 2 isoform X3, with product MSPHIKSVEELRVLGINLSNFNPPTQFFICVAGIFFFYLVYGYLQELIFSVEGFKPFGWYLTLVQFGFYSLFGLVELQLTQDKRRRIPCKTYMIIAFLTVGTMGLSNTSLGYLNYPTQVIFKCCKLIPVMIGGVFIQGKRYNLADVSAALCMSLGLIWFTLADSKVAPNFNVTGVILIFMALCADAAIGNVQEKAMKIHNGSNSEMVLYSYSIGFVYILLGLLCVGGLGPAVSFCSQHPVTTYGYAFFFSLTGFFGISFVLALIKLFGALVAVTVTTGRKAMTIVLSFLFFSKPFTFQYVWAGLLVVFGIFLNVYSKNKDKMKLPSLAEFRKRVLGGRKVRLLSQNV from the exons ATGTCTCCTCATATCAAATCAGTAGAGGAACTCCGAGTCCTGGGCATCAACCTGAGCAACTTTAACCCACCTACACAGTTCTTCATCTGTGTCGCTGGCATCTTCTTCTTTTACCTTGTCTATGGCTACCTTCAG GAGCTCATATTCTCCGTGGAAGGTTTTAAACCTTTTGGTTGGTATCTGACTCTAGTCCAGTTTggtttttattctttgttcGGTCTGGTGGAGTTACAGCTTACTCAGGATAAAAGAAGAAG GATACCATGCAAAACGTACATGATCATCGCATTTTTAACTGTTGGGACAATGGGCCTTTCCAACACTTCCCTGGGTTACTTGAACTATCCTACACAAGTCATCTTTAAGTGCTGCAAACTCATTCCTGTCATGATCGGGGGAGTTTTTATACAAG GGAAGCGCTACAATCTTGCAGATGTTTCCGCTGCTCTCTGCATGAGTCTGGGTCTGATCTGGTTCACACTGGCAGACAGTAAAGTTGCACCAAACTTCAATGTAACAG GAGTAATTCTCATATTTATGGCCCTCTGTGCGGATGCGGCTATTGGAAACGTGCAGGAAAAAGCCATGAAAATTCATAATGGAAGCAATTCGGAGATG GTTTTATATTCTtattccattggttttgtgtatatTCTACTGGGTCTGCTGTGTGTTGGGGGCCTTGGGCCTGCAGTTTCCTTCTGCTCTCAG CATCCAGTGACCACTTATGGCTACGCATTCTTCTTTTCTCTGACGGGATTTTTTGGCATCTCATTTGTACTAGCCCTAATAAAGCTGTTTGGAGCACTTGTTGCCGTCACAG tgacTACGGGAAGGAAAGCCATGACCATTGTACTGTCATTTCTGTTCTTTTCAAAACCTTTCACTTTTCA GTATGTATGGGCTGGTCTACTTGTGGTTTTTGGCATCTTCTTAAATGTCTACagtaaaaacaaagacaaaatgaagCTTCCTTCATTAGCAGAGTTCAGGAAACGAGTGCTTGGCGGGCGGAAAGTTCGTCTGCTGTCTCAAAATGTTTAG
- the slc35b3 gene encoding adenosine 3'-phospho 5'-phosphosulfate transporter 2 isoform X2: MSGKYGLVNYSSRKHISITVPSSTEVMSPHIKSVEELRVLGINLSNFNPPTQFFICVAGIFFFYLVYGYLQELIFSVEGFKPFGWYLTLVQFGFYSLFGLVELQLTQDKRRRIPCKTYMIIAFLTVGTMGLSNTSLGYLNYPTQVIFKCCKLIPVMIGGVFIQGKRYNLADVSAALCMSLGLIWFTLADSKVAPNFNVTGVILIFMALCADAAIGNVQEKAMKIHNGSNSEMVLYSYSIGFVYILLGLLCVGGLGPAVSFCSQHPVTTYGYAFFFSLTGFFGISFVLALIKLFGALVAVTVTTGRKAMTIVLSFLFFSKPFTFQYVWAGLLVVFGIFLNVYSKNKDKMKLPSLAEFRKRVLGGRKVRLLSQNV, translated from the exons ATGAGTGGTAAATATGGGCTGGTGAATTACAGCTCAAGGAAGCACATCTCCATCACTGTGCCTTCATCCACGGAGGTGATGTCTCCTCATATCAAATCAGTAGAGGAACTCCGAGTCCTGGGCATCAACCTGAGCAACTTTAACCCACCTACACAGTTCTTCATCTGTGTCGCTGGCATCTTCTTCTTTTACCTTGTCTATGGCTACCTTCAG GAGCTCATATTCTCCGTGGAAGGTTTTAAACCTTTTGGTTGGTATCTGACTCTAGTCCAGTTTggtttttattctttgttcGGTCTGGTGGAGTTACAGCTTACTCAGGATAAAAGAAGAAG GATACCATGCAAAACGTACATGATCATCGCATTTTTAACTGTTGGGACAATGGGCCTTTCCAACACTTCCCTGGGTTACTTGAACTATCCTACACAAGTCATCTTTAAGTGCTGCAAACTCATTCCTGTCATGATCGGGGGAGTTTTTATACAAG GGAAGCGCTACAATCTTGCAGATGTTTCCGCTGCTCTCTGCATGAGTCTGGGTCTGATCTGGTTCACACTGGCAGACAGTAAAGTTGCACCAAACTTCAATGTAACAG GAGTAATTCTCATATTTATGGCCCTCTGTGCGGATGCGGCTATTGGAAACGTGCAGGAAAAAGCCATGAAAATTCATAATGGAAGCAATTCGGAGATG GTTTTATATTCTtattccattggttttgtgtatatTCTACTGGGTCTGCTGTGTGTTGGGGGCCTTGGGCCTGCAGTTTCCTTCTGCTCTCAG CATCCAGTGACCACTTATGGCTACGCATTCTTCTTTTCTCTGACGGGATTTTTTGGCATCTCATTTGTACTAGCCCTAATAAAGCTGTTTGGAGCACTTGTTGCCGTCACAG tgacTACGGGAAGGAAAGCCATGACCATTGTACTGTCATTTCTGTTCTTTTCAAAACCTTTCACTTTTCA GTATGTATGGGCTGGTCTACTTGTGGTTTTTGGCATCTTCTTAAATGTCTACagtaaaaacaaagacaaaatgaagCTTCCTTCATTAGCAGAGTTCAGGAAACGAGTGCTTGGCGGGCGGAAAGTTCGTCTGCTGTCTCAAAATGTTTAG
- the slc35b3 gene encoding adenosine 3'-phospho 5'-phosphosulfate transporter 2 isoform X4 produces MKPTQEIKQESADIMSGKYGLVNYSSRKHISITVPSSTEVMSPHIKSVEELRVLGINLSNFNPPTQFFICVAGIFFFYLVYGYLQELIFSVEGFKPFGWYLTLVQFGFYSLFGLVELQLTQDKRRRIPCKTYMIIAFLTVGTMGLSNTSLGYLNYPTQVIFKCCKLIPVMIGGVFIQGKRYNLADVSAALCMSLGLIWFTLADSKVAPNFNVTGFIFLFHWFCVYSTGSAVCWGPWACSFLLLSASSDHLWLRILLFSDGIFWHLICTSPNKAVWSTCCRHSDYGKESHDHCTVISVLFKTFHFSVCMGWSTCGFWHLLKCLQ; encoded by the exons ATGAAACCAACACAAGAAATAAAGCAG GAGTCTGCAGACATCATGAGTGGTAAATATGGGCTGGTGAATTACAGCTCAAGGAAGCACATCTCCATCACTGTGCCTTCATCCACGGAGGTGATGTCTCCTCATATCAAATCAGTAGAGGAACTCCGAGTCCTGGGCATCAACCTGAGCAACTTTAACCCACCTACACAGTTCTTCATCTGTGTCGCTGGCATCTTCTTCTTTTACCTTGTCTATGGCTACCTTCAG GAGCTCATATTCTCCGTGGAAGGTTTTAAACCTTTTGGTTGGTATCTGACTCTAGTCCAGTTTggtttttattctttgttcGGTCTGGTGGAGTTACAGCTTACTCAGGATAAAAGAAGAAG GATACCATGCAAAACGTACATGATCATCGCATTTTTAACTGTTGGGACAATGGGCCTTTCCAACACTTCCCTGGGTTACTTGAACTATCCTACACAAGTCATCTTTAAGTGCTGCAAACTCATTCCTGTCATGATCGGGGGAGTTTTTATACAAG GGAAGCGCTACAATCTTGCAGATGTTTCCGCTGCTCTCTGCATGAGTCTGGGTCTGATCTGGTTCACACTGGCAGACAGTAAAGTTGCACCAAACTTCAATGTAACAG GTTTTATATTCTtattccattggttttgtgtatatTCTACTGGGTCTGCTGTGTGTTGGGGGCCTTGGGCCTGCAGTTTCCTTCTGCTCTCAG CATCCAGTGACCACTTATGGCTACGCATTCTTCTTTTCTCTGACGGGATTTTTTGGCATCTCATTTGTACTAGCCCTAATAAAGCTGTTTGGAGCACTTGTTGCCGTCACAG tgacTACGGGAAGGAAAGCCATGACCATTGTACTGTCATTTCTGTTCTTTTCAAAACCTTTCACTTTTCA GTATGTATGGGCTGGTCTACTTGTGGTTTTTGGCATCTTCTTAAATGTCTACagtaa